In Felis catus isolate Fca126 chromosome A3, F.catus_Fca126_mat1.0, whole genome shotgun sequence, a single genomic region encodes these proteins:
- the TIA1 gene encoding nucleolysin TIA-1 isoform X12, which produces MEDEMPKTLYVGNLSRDVTEALILQLFSQIGPCKNCKMIMDVRTAGNDPYCFVEFYEHRHAAAALAAMNGRKIMGKEVKVNWATTPSSQKKDTSSSTVVSTQRSQVLVHLHMDSHKLNGVMSGQPKLLAFEKTVKYFNIKLLQCKIISMSLLVISVLKLQLKI; this is translated from the exons atATGTCGGCAACCTTTCCAGAGATGTGACAGAAGCTCTAATTCTCCAGCTCTTTAGCCAGATTGGACCTTGTAAAAACTGCAAAATGATTATGGATGTAAGG ACAGCTGGAAATGATCCATATTGTTTTGTGGAGTTTTATGAGCATCGTCATGCAGCTGCAGCGCTAGCTGCTATGAATGGGCGGAAGATAATGGGTAAG gaAGTCAAAGTGAATTGGGCAACAACCCCCAGCAGTCAAAAGAAAGATACAAGCA GTAGTACCGTTGTCAGCACACAGCGTTCACAAG TCTTAGTTCACTTGCACATGGATTCACATAAACTGAATGGTGTAATGTCTGGGCAACCAAAACTGTTGGCTTTTGAGAAAACTGTCAAATACTTTAACATCAAACTGTTGCAATGCAAG atcatttccatgtctttgttGGTGATCTCAGTCCTGAAATTACAACTGAAGATATAA